The following DNA comes from Nerophis ophidion isolate RoL-2023_Sa linkage group LG16, RoL_Noph_v1.0, whole genome shotgun sequence.
AAGCCAGCAACAAAATGGCtcgaacaaaataaagaaaacaagggACTGTACCAGGACAAACTGTTCCCAATTCCAAAGGCTCGctaccttgaaaaaaaaaaaaataaataaatatataataaaaaaaaaacatatatatatatatatatataatgtatatgtatatgtataaatgtgtatatgtatatatgtgtatatttgtatacatggatgtatatatatgtgtatatttatgtatatgtgtgtatatatgtatatatatatatatatatatatatatgtatatatatatatatatatatatatatatatatatatatatatgcatatgtatggatataagcatgtgtggacaaagataagaccttctggaggaaagttctgtggtcagatgaaacacaaagtgagctgtttggccacaatactcagcaatatgtttgaagcacaaaatgtgaggcctttaatcccaggaacatcagaCCTACCGCCAAGCACGGTGGtgctagtattatgctctgggcctgttttgctgccaatagaactgctgttttaaacgggacaatgaaaaaggaggattagctccaaattcttaatcatcagcccggaggttgagaGAGTTGAGAGTTGTAGAAAagattggaaactccagacagccatgacataatgttccttacaagtgtatgtagacttttgaccaccactgtaagTTGTCATTCAACCATCGTTACCGCCCTGACCTTACACTCACCTTGCTCTGCCTCCCCCGACAGGTGAGCCAGGCCAGTTGAAGATCTACCTTCCCAAGAAGCTGCTGGAGTGTCTGCCCAAATGTTCCTCTCTGCCCAAGGAGCGCCACCGCTGGAACACTAACGAGGTGAGGAGGTGGCACGCCCGTGAAGGGAGGATGTGGGATGTGGGAAGAGCAGATAAACAAACAGGAGGATagcctttttttggggggttttgtcATATCAACCTGGAAATGTGACAACAGGAGAAAGGCAAACTAAGCTCAGCGTAGAAATGGAGCTGGAGTTGGGACGGAAAGAACACTCTGGCTTTGACGACAATACCTCTTTTTGCTCGGCTCTGGTACTGTACCTGGGATCTTGTAGGACCTGCTCAGTCCGGGTTCAAGTGGCTCCCTAGAGATTTTTATAAAATGGATAAAGATGGGGGCAAAATAGATATATTTAGTTTTAATGTGGGTTCTGTAGGAGGACACACAAGACATAAACCATCCTAGTTGTTAGAAAGTCTACTGTTCAACATGTTTGTGTTCATGCTTCACTGGAGAGCACTGTttagtcctactaatttcggcagtccttgaacacaccgtagttgtgtggactgtgacgcaacagtttgtttgcatgcacaactttctccgaagctgccacagaaagacgtgcactatgccactccttctgtgtctcatgttgtccaccaaacggtttatactgtgtgtgaatgtaaaGGAACCTTCCTAGTTGTTAGAAAGTGCACTCACCGTTCAACATGTTTGTGTTCATGCTTCACTGGagagcactgttttgtcctactaatttcggcaatccttgaactcgccgtagttgtgtggactgtgacgcaacagtttgtttgcatgcacaactttctccgacgctgccacagaaagacgatgctctatgccactccttctgtgtctcatgttgtccaccaaacgttttatactgtgtgtgaatgtgaaggaactttcctaattgttagaaagtccaTTTACTGTTGAACATGTTTGTGTTCATGCTTCACTGGAGaccactgttttgtcctactaatttcggcagtccttgaacacaccgtagttgtgtggactgtgacgcaacagtttgtttgcttgcacaactttctccgacgctgccacagaaagacgtgcactatgccactccttctttgtcccatgttgtccaccaaacgttttatactgtgtgtgaatgtgaaagaactttcctaattgttagaaagtccaTTTACTGTTGAACATGTTTGTGTTCATGCTTCACTGGAGaccactgttttgtcctactaatttcggcagtccttgaacacaccgtagttgtgtggactgtgacgcaacagtttgtttgcttgcacaactttctccgacgctgccacagaaagacgtgcactatgccactccttctttgtcccatgttgtccaccaaacgttttatactgtgtgtgaatgtgaaggaactttcctaattgttagaaagtccaTTTACTGTTGAACATGTTTGTGTTCATGCTTCACTGGagagcactgttttgtcctactaacttcGGCAATCCTTGAACACACcgtagttgtgtggactgtgacgcaacagtttgtttgcatgcacaactttcttcgacgctgccacagaaagacgatgctctatgccactccttctttgtcccatgttgtccaccaaacgttttatactgtatgTGAATGTGAAggaaccttcctaattgttagaaagtccaTTTACTGTTCAACATGTTTGTGTTCATGCTTCACTGGAGAGCACTGTttagtcctactaatttcggcagtccttgaacacaccgtagttgtgtggactgtgacgcaacagtttgtttgcatgcacaactttctccgaagctgccacagaaagacgtgcactatgccactccttctgtgtctcatgttgtccaccaaacgttttatactgtgtgtgaatgtgaaggaACCTTCCTAGTTGTTAGAAAGTGCACTCACTGTTCAACATGTTTGTGTTCATGCTTCACTGGAGaccactgttttgtcctactaatttcggcagtccttgaacacaccgtagttgtgtggactgtgacgcaacagtttgtttgcatgcacaactttctccgacgctgccacagaaagacgatgcactatgccactccttctgtgtctcatgttgtccaccaaacgttttatactgtgtgtgaatgtgaaagaACCTTCCTAGTTGTTAGAAAGTGCACTCACTGTTCAACATGTTTGTGTTCATGCTTCACTGGAGTGCActgttttttcctactaatttcggcagtccttgaacacaccgtagttgtgtggactgtgacgcaacagtttgtttgcatgcacaactttctccgaagctgccacagaaagacgtgcactatgccactccttctgtgtctcatgttgtccaccaaacgttttatactgtgtgtgaatgtgaaagaACCTTCCTAGTTGTTAGAAAGTGCACTCACTGTTCAACATGTTTGTGTTCATGCTTCACTGGAGaccactgttttgtcctactaatttcggcagtccttgaacacaccgtagttgtgtggactgtgacgcaacagtttgtttgcatgcacaactttctccgacgctgccacagaaagacgtgcactatgccactccttctgtgtctcatgttgtccaccaaacgttttatactgtgtgtgaatgtgaaggaACCTTCCTAGTTGTTAGAAAGTGCACTCACTGTTGAACATGTTTGTGTTCATACTTCACTGGagagcactgttttgtcctactaatttcggcagtccttgaacacaccgtagttgtgtggactgtgacgcaacagtttgtttgcatGCACAACTTTCTTCGACACTGCCACAGAAGGACCATGctctatgccactccttctttgtcccatgttgtccaccaaatgttttatactgtatgTGAATGTGAAGGAACCTTCCTAGTTGTTAGAAAGTGCACTCACTGTTCAACATGTTTGTGTTCATGCTTCACTGGagagcactgttttgtcctactaatttcggcagtccttgaacacaccgtagttgtgtggactgtgacgcaacagtttgtttgcatgcacaactttctccgaagCTGCCACAGAAAGGCGTGCTCTATGCCACTCGTTCTGtgtctcatgttgtccaccaaacgttttatactgtgtgtgaatgtgaaggaACCTTCCTAGTTGTTAGAAAGTGCACTCACTGTTCAACATGTTTGTGTTCATGCTTCACTGGAGaccactgttttgtcctactaatttcggcagtccttgaacacaccgtagttgtgtggactgtgacgcaacagtttgtttgcatGCACAACTTTTCCgaagctgccacagaaagacgtgcactatgccactccttctgtgtctcatgttgtccaccaaacgttttatactgtgtgtgaatgtgaaggaACCTTCCTAGTTGTTAGAAAGTGCACTCACTGTTCAACATGCTTGTGTTCATGCTTCACTGGagagcactgttttgtcctactaatttcggcagtccttgaacacaccgtagttgtgtggactgtgacgcaacagtttgtttgcatgcacaactttctccgaagctgccacagaaagacgtgcactatgccactccttctgtgtctcatgttgtccaccaaacgttttatactgtgtgtgaatgtgaaggaactttcctaattgttagaaagtccaTTTACAGTTGAACATGTTTGTGTTCATGCTTCACTGGAGaccactgttttgtcctactaatttcggcagtccttgaacacaccgtagttgtgtggactgtgacgcaacagtttgtttgcatGCACAACTTTCTTCGACACTGCCACAGAAGGACCATGctctatgccactccttctttgtcccatgttgtccaccaaacgttttatactgtgtgtgaatgtgaaggaACCTTCCTAGTTGTTAGAAAGTGCACTCACTGTTCAACATGTTTGTGTTCATGCTTCACTGGagagcactgttttgtcctactaatttcggcagtccttgaacacaccgtagttgtgtggactgtgacgcaacagtttgtttgcatgcacaactttctccaaagctgccacaaaaggACCATGCTctttgccactccttctttgtcccatgttgtccaccaaacgttttatactgtgtgtgaatgtgaaggaCCCTTCCTAGTTGTTAGAAAGTGCACTCACTGTTGAACATGTTTGTGTTCATGCTTCACTGGagagcactgttttgtcctactaatttcggcagtccttgaacacaccgtagttgtgtggactgtgacgcaacagtttgtttgcatgcacaactttctccgacgctgccacagaaagacgtgcactatgccactccttctgtgtctcatgttgtccaccaaacgttttatactgtgtgtgaatgtgaaggaACCTTCCTAGTTGTTAGAAAGTGCACTCACTGTTGAACATGTTTGTGTTCATGCTTCACTGGagagcactgttttgtcctactaatttcggcagtcCTTAAACACACcgtagttgtgtggactgtgacgcaacagtttgtttgcatgcacaactttctccgaagctgccacagaaagacgtgcactatgccactccttctttgtcccatgttgtccaccaaacgttttatactgtgtgtgaatgtgaaggaaccttcctaattgttagaaagtccaTTTACTGTTGAACATGTTTGTGTTCATGCTTCACTGGAGaccactgttttgtcctactaatttcggcagtcTTTGAACACGCcgtagttgtgtggactgtgacgcaacagtttgtttgcatgcacaactttctccgaagctgccacagaaagacgtgcactatgccactccttctgtgtctcatgttgtccaccaaacgttttatactgtgtgtgaatgtgaaggaACCTTCCTAGTTGTTAGAAAGTCCATTTACTGTTGAACATGTTTGTGCTCATGCTTCACTGGagagcactgttttgtcctactaatttcggcaatccttgaacacaccgtagttgtgtggactgtgacgcaacagtatgtttgcatgcacaactttctccaaagctgccacaaaaggACCATGctctatgccactccttctttgtcccatgttgtccaccaaacgttttatactgtgtgtgaatgtgaaggaaccttcctaattgttagaaagtgcACTCACTGTTCAACATGTTTGTGTTCATGCTTCACTGGAGAGCACTGTTTTGccctactaatttcggcagtccttgaacacaccgtagttgtgtggactgtgacgcaacagtttgtctGCATGCACAACTTTCTtcgacgctgccacagaaggaCCATGctctatgccactccttctttgtcccatgttgtccaccaaacgttttatactgtgtgtgaatgtgaaggaACCTTCCTAGTTGTTAGAAAGTGCACTCACTGTTCAACATGTTTGTGTTCATGCTTCACTGGAGaccactgttttgtcctactaatttcggcagtcTTTGAACACACcgtagttgtgtggactgtgacgtaacagtttgtttgcatgcacaactttctccgaagctgccacagaaagacgtgcactatgccactccttctgtgtctcatgttgtccaccaaacattttatactgtgtgtgaatgtgaaggaACCTTCCTAGTTGTTAGAAAGTGCACTCACTGTTCAACATGTTTGTGTTCATGCTTCACTGGAGAGCACtgttttgtcctgctaatttcGTCAGTCTTTGAACTCGCCGtaattgtgtggactgtgac
Coding sequences within:
- the LOC133535601 gene encoding uncharacterized protein LOC133535601; translation: MAAENKPEGLKKIRNPERMVRIAVGYTGHTPPKSDDTDANSEPGQLKIYLPKKLLECLPKCSSLPKERHRWNTNEVRRWHAREGRMWDVGRADKQTGG